The genomic stretch TGCCTGAGGGCACAGAAGTGGTCATAGTCGATTGATCGAAGAAAGGTATTATGGCGATGATGCCCGGGTTTGAATTCGAGAAACCCATCATAGAATTAGAGAGAAAGATAGAAGAGCTTAAAGGGCTCACCTCCCACAAGGATATAAATATTTCCGGCGAGATCAAGACCCTGGAAGGCAAACTCCTTCAGATAAAGACGGATGTATACGAAAATCTTACCCCATGGCAGCGAGTCCAGATAGCCCGCCATCCGAAAAGGCCGTACACACTTGACTACATCGAGATGATGATGACGGACTTTATCGAGATACACGGCGACAGGCATTTTTCCGATGACAAGGCCATGATATGCGGCCTGGCGAAGATCGACGGGGAGAGCATAGTCGTGATCGGCCATCAGAAGGGAAGAGATACCAAAGAGAACCTCGAAAGGAATTTCGGCTGCGCCAACCCTGAGGGCTATAGGAAAGCGATGAGGGTGATGTATATGGCCGCCAAGTTCAACCTGCCCATCGTCACCTTCATAGATACGCCGGGCGCATACCCCGGAATAGGCGCCGAAGAGAGGGGCCAGGCTGAAGCGATCGCATATAACCTGAGAGAGATGGCGGACCTGAGGACGCCGATACTGATCTTTGTAATAGGCGAGGGCGGTTCGGGCGGAGCGCTTGGCATAGGCGTTGGCGACAGAATCTATGTGATGGAGAACGCCTATTATTCGGTGATATCTCCCGAAGGCTGCGCGGCTATACTATGGAAAGAACGCTCCCGTTCGCCTGATGCCGCTATGGCGCTGAAGCTGACCGCGAAGGACCTGATCGAGATGAAGATAATCGATGGTATGATAAAAGAGCCTCTCGGAGGAGCCCACAGGGATCCTCAGGGGACGGCCACTAGCCTGAAAAAAGTGATAAAGAAGGAACTGACGAGCCTGAAGGCCATTCCAAAAGACAAACTGATAAAAGCAAGATATGATAAAATCAGATCCGTTGGCGTTTTTAAAGAATCGTAAGAATCTATCCGGAAA from Candidatus Omnitrophota bacterium encodes the following:
- a CDS encoding acetyl-CoA carboxylase carboxyltransferase subunit alpha: MAMMPGFEFEKPIIELERKIEELKGLTSHKDINISGEIKTLEGKLLQIKTDVYENLTPWQRVQIARHPKRPYTLDYIEMMMTDFIEIHGDRHFSDDKAMICGLAKIDGESIVVIGHQKGRDTKENLERNFGCANPEGYRKAMRVMYMAAKFNLPIVTFIDTPGAYPGIGAEERGQAEAIAYNLREMADLRTPILIFVIGEGGSGGALGIGVGDRIYVMENAYYSVISPEGCAAILWKERSRSPDAAMALKLTAKDLIEMKIIDGMIKEPLGGAHRDPQGTATSLKKVIKKELTSLKAIPKDKLIKARYDKIRSVGVFKES